One Amycolatopsis sp. NBC_00355 genomic window carries:
- a CDS encoding DivIVA domain-containing protein has product MYRVFEALDELVTIVEEARGVPMTSSCVVPRGDVLELLDDVRDALPAEVDDAQDVLDKRDDLIHAARKEAGETVAGANSEAERAIAEATDEAERILADARARAEQMLADAHDQADRTVAAGQAEYQNLTDRSRGESERMIQAGRDAYDRAIEDGRAEQSRLVAQTEVVQAAHAESARIVDEAHAEADRQRGDCDAYVDGKLAEFSELLATTLRTVDSGRNHLRSPANLPNSGGRPTLYDYQV; this is encoded by the coding sequence GTGTACCGGGTTTTCGAGGCGCTCGACGAGCTCGTCACCATCGTCGAGGAGGCGCGCGGCGTCCCGATGACGTCCAGCTGCGTGGTGCCCCGCGGCGACGTCCTCGAACTCCTCGACGACGTCCGCGACGCACTGCCGGCGGAGGTCGACGACGCCCAGGACGTACTGGACAAGCGCGACGACCTGATCCACGCCGCCCGCAAGGAGGCCGGTGAAACGGTCGCGGGCGCGAACTCCGAAGCCGAGCGCGCGATCGCCGAGGCCACCGACGAGGCCGAGCGCATCCTGGCCGACGCCCGGGCCCGCGCCGAGCAGATGCTCGCCGACGCCCACGACCAGGCCGACCGCACGGTCGCGGCGGGCCAGGCCGAGTACCAGAACCTCACCGACCGCTCCCGCGGCGAGTCGGAGCGGATGATCCAGGCCGGCCGCGACGCCTACGACCGCGCCATCGAAGACGGCCGCGCCGAGCAGTCCCGGCTGGTCGCGCAGACGGAGGTCGTCCAGGCGGCCCACGCCGAATCGGCCCGCATCGTCGACGAAGCCCATGCGGAAGCGGACCGCCAGCGCGGCGACTGCGACGCGTACGTCGACGGCAAGCTGGCGGAGTTCTCGGAGCTGCTGGCGACGACGCTGCGCACGGTCGACTCGGGCCGCAACCACCTGCGCTCCCCGGCGAACCTGCCGAACAGCGGCGGCCGCCCGACGCTCTACGACTATCAGGTGTGA
- a CDS encoding MAB_1171c family putative transporter, with product MIETLAYHLCVVAFAGFGYKLIEARRSQPVRTMWFLAGFGICIATGIVVLTPAMEALVGQGPVFDWIAPLAGDELKLGAFGFAVAFSQSVWRGEGARLAPHALFTGTAMALLAACYALSGPKRIGDDTVVSERGLPFALGNQAVFLVYGLTSLALLITVFVRSARHAEPGPLRAGLWLLVIGVGAAFAWTLWDIDDVRLLAQTSRIGAREDVPSSVLGAATVCFLTAGATLSAWSPSVSSVLGRVRAYRAYRRIEPLWTALHAAVPGIALNPGHELTGGPEFALYRRVIEIRDGHLALRAHFDPELPARAEEEARRAGVPEADLAATVEAVTLAAAIEAERAGRRFAPADEDPEHSADADADVVAEAAWLVRVSRAWRRGALLNQVRTAALS from the coding sequence GTGATCGAGACCCTGGCCTATCACCTATGCGTGGTGGCGTTCGCCGGGTTCGGGTACAAGCTCATCGAGGCGCGCCGCAGCCAGCCGGTGCGCACCATGTGGTTCCTCGCCGGGTTCGGCATCTGCATCGCCACCGGCATCGTCGTGCTGACCCCGGCGATGGAGGCCCTGGTCGGCCAAGGTCCGGTGTTCGACTGGATCGCGCCCCTGGCGGGTGACGAGCTGAAGCTCGGCGCGTTCGGCTTCGCGGTCGCGTTCAGCCAGTCGGTGTGGCGCGGCGAAGGTGCCCGGCTCGCCCCGCACGCGTTGTTCACGGGCACGGCGATGGCGCTGCTCGCCGCGTGTTATGCCCTGTCCGGGCCGAAACGCATCGGCGACGACACGGTTGTGTCGGAGAGGGGATTGCCGTTCGCGCTGGGCAACCAGGCCGTGTTCCTGGTCTACGGCCTGACCAGCCTCGCCCTGCTGATCACGGTGTTCGTCCGCAGCGCGCGGCACGCCGAGCCGGGCCCGCTGCGCGCCGGCCTCTGGCTGCTGGTGATCGGGGTCGGCGCCGCGTTCGCGTGGACGCTCTGGGACATCGACGACGTCCGCCTGCTCGCGCAGACGTCCCGGATCGGCGCCCGCGAAGACGTACCGTCCTCGGTGCTCGGAGCGGCGACCGTCTGTTTCCTCACGGCGGGGGCGACGCTGAGCGCGTGGTCACCGTCGGTGTCATCGGTCCTCGGCCGGGTGCGCGCGTACCGGGCGTACCGCCGCATCGAGCCACTGTGGACGGCGTTGCACGCGGCGGTCCCGGGCATCGCGCTCAACCCGGGCCACGAGCTGACGGGCGGCCCCGAATTCGCGCTGTACCGGCGAGTGATCGAAATCCGCGACGGCCACCTGGCGTTGCGCGCCCACTTCGACCCGGAGCTCCCGGCCCGCGCGGAGGAGGAAGCCCGGCGCGCGGGAGTCCCCGAAGCCGACCTCGCGGCAACGGTCGAGGCGGTCACCCTGGCCGCCGCGATCGAGGCCGAGCGCGCAGGCCGCAGATTCGCCCCGGCCGACGAGGACCCGGAACACAGCGCCGACGCGGACGCCGACGTCGTGGCCGAGGCGGCCTGGCTGGTCCGGGTGAGCCGCGCCTGGCGCCGCGGCGCGCTCCTGAACCAAGTCCGGACCGCGGCGCTCAGCTGA
- the mutM gene encoding bifunctional DNA-formamidopyrimidine glycosylase/DNA-(apurinic or apyrimidinic site) lyase: protein MPELPEVEVVRVGLQAHVAGRTIREAEVLHPRAIRRHVLGADDFTNRLIGARVEAARRRGKYLWLELSDKEAVVAHLGMSGQMLVQPESAPDEKHLRVRLRFDDDGPELRFVDQRTFGGLVLDDLTDIGERVLLPGSIAHIARDPMDPAFDLDTAVKALRSRRTEIKRALLDQTLVSGIGNIYADEALWRAKLHWARPTEKLTLAKCRELLAAASDVMNAALGQGGTSFDALYVNVNGQSGYFDRSLDAYGQEGLPCHRCGSPIRREPFMNRSSFTCPRCQPRPRVNSR, encoded by the coding sequence ATGCCCGAACTTCCCGAGGTCGAAGTCGTCCGCGTGGGTCTGCAGGCGCACGTCGCCGGCCGGACCATCCGCGAGGCCGAGGTCCTGCACCCGCGGGCGATCCGGCGGCACGTGCTGGGTGCGGACGATTTCACCAACCGGCTCATCGGTGCCCGCGTCGAAGCCGCGCGGCGGCGGGGCAAGTACCTGTGGCTCGAGCTGTCCGACAAGGAAGCCGTCGTCGCGCACCTCGGGATGAGCGGGCAGATGCTCGTCCAGCCCGAAAGCGCGCCGGACGAGAAACACCTGCGAGTCCGGCTGCGCTTCGACGACGACGGGCCGGAGCTCCGTTTCGTCGACCAGCGCACGTTCGGCGGCCTGGTGCTGGACGACCTGACCGACATCGGCGAGCGCGTGCTGCTGCCGGGCTCGATCGCCCACATCGCGCGCGACCCGATGGACCCGGCGTTCGACCTCGACACGGCCGTCAAGGCCCTGCGTTCCCGCCGCACCGAGATCAAGCGCGCCCTGCTCGACCAGACCCTGGTCTCGGGCATCGGCAACATCTACGCCGACGAAGCGTTGTGGCGCGCGAAGCTGCACTGGGCGCGGCCGACGGAGAAGCTCACCCTGGCGAAGTGCCGCGAGCTGCTGGCGGCGGCGTCGGACGTGATGAACGCGGCCCTGGGCCAGGGCGGCACGTCGTTCGACGCGCTGTACGTGAACGTCAACGGGCAGTCGGGCTACTTCGACCGTTCGCTCGACGCGTACGGCCAGGAGGGCCTGCCGTGCCACCGGTGCGGCTCGCCGATCCGGCGGGAACCGTTCATGAACCGCTCGTCGTTCACGTGCCCGCGGTGCCAGCCCCGGCCGAGGGTGAACTCGCGTTGA
- a CDS encoding HelD family protein: MSEPRVRRAEIAIEQAHVDRVYTRLDELRTQAEAMRTKGYEIGQGAQREAIFEQASMLFERDMMVYHANQTLQSLDAEYEGLVFGRLDLREDDERVYVGRLGIRDAEFDNLVTDWRAPAAAAFYQATAEEPMDVVRRRVIRCSGQNVLDVDDDVLMADAVPEDMQIVGEGALMAALGRSRGEKMRDIVATIQKEQDEVIRAPWRGVTEITGGPGTGKTAVALHRAAYLLYRHRRQLGGAGVLVIGPSGVFTSYISRVLPSMGETNVELRALGEVLDGLDATRQDAAPLAAIKGSLRIRKVLLRALRDTPPDAPEEMRIVYRGEVLKLDARELEKVRRKAHTQGAPPNRSRLRAAELLLDALATKAEGYAKADGKPFERADLITDLGERIEFHRFLVVWWPVLYPAQILKWLGEEKRLAAASKGVLNRQEISRLAADLADRSRGWSIADVALLDELRVLIGPPPKRKRRQVIEGEVERGGGGTTRPEHYDEYSHVVVDESQDLSPMQWRMVGRRGKYASWTVVGDPVQSSWPDPAEAAQARDQAFGIKTTRRRFTLRTNYRNSAEIFDLAAKVVAGHAEAGDLPVAVRKTGVEPDVRPVEAAGLASATQAAVKELLGAVEGTVGVITAMDRVPEVAGWLADQGDERLKVVGSLDSKGLEYDAVVLVEPIDLVTESTTGRRVLYVALTRATQQLTVLASNPDWIPAG; encoded by the coding sequence GTGTCGGAACCTCGGGTCAGACGGGCCGAGATCGCCATCGAACAAGCCCACGTCGATCGCGTGTACACCCGTCTGGACGAACTGCGCACCCAGGCCGAGGCGATGCGCACCAAGGGCTACGAGATCGGCCAGGGCGCGCAGCGCGAGGCGATCTTCGAGCAGGCGTCGATGCTGTTCGAGCGCGACATGATGGTGTACCACGCCAACCAGACGCTGCAGTCGCTCGACGCCGAGTACGAGGGCCTGGTCTTCGGCCGGCTCGACCTGCGCGAAGACGACGAACGCGTCTACGTCGGCCGGCTCGGCATCCGCGACGCGGAGTTCGACAACCTCGTCACGGACTGGCGCGCCCCGGCCGCGGCGGCGTTCTACCAGGCCACCGCCGAAGAGCCGATGGACGTCGTGCGGCGGCGGGTGATCCGCTGCTCCGGGCAGAACGTGCTCGACGTCGACGACGACGTGCTGATGGCCGACGCCGTGCCCGAGGACATGCAGATCGTCGGCGAAGGCGCGCTGATGGCCGCGCTGGGGCGTTCGCGCGGCGAGAAGATGCGCGACATCGTCGCGACCATCCAGAAGGAGCAGGACGAGGTCATCCGGGCGCCGTGGCGCGGTGTCACGGAGATCACCGGCGGGCCGGGCACCGGCAAGACCGCCGTCGCCCTGCACCGCGCCGCCTACCTGCTCTACCGCCACCGGCGTCAGCTCGGCGGGGCCGGCGTGCTCGTGATCGGGCCCTCGGGGGTGTTCACCAGCTACATCTCGCGCGTCCTGCCCTCGATGGGGGAGACGAACGTGGAGCTGCGCGCGCTCGGCGAGGTCCTCGACGGCCTCGACGCGACGCGGCAGGACGCGGCGCCGCTGGCCGCGATCAAGGGTTCGCTGCGGATCCGGAAGGTGCTGCTGCGCGCGCTGCGCGACACCCCGCCGGACGCGCCGGAGGAGATGCGGATCGTCTACCGCGGCGAGGTCCTCAAGCTGGACGCGCGCGAGCTGGAGAAGGTGCGCCGCAAGGCCCACACGCAGGGCGCGCCGCCGAACCGGTCGCGGCTGCGGGCGGCGGAGCTGCTGCTGGACGCGCTGGCGACGAAGGCCGAGGGGTACGCGAAGGCCGACGGCAAGCCGTTCGAGCGGGCCGACCTGATCACCGATCTGGGTGAGCGGATCGAGTTCCACCGGTTCCTGGTCGTGTGGTGGCCGGTGCTGTACCCGGCGCAGATCCTGAAGTGGCTGGGCGAGGAGAAGCGGCTCGCGGCGGCGTCCAAGGGCGTGCTGAACCGCCAGGAGATCTCGCGGCTGGCCGCGGACCTCGCGGACCGCTCGCGGGGCTGGTCGATCGCGGACGTCGCGCTGCTCGACGAGCTGCGCGTGCTGATCGGGCCGCCGCCGAAGCGCAAGCGCCGTCAGGTGATCGAGGGCGAGGTCGAGCGCGGCGGAGGCGGCACCACCCGGCCCGAGCACTACGACGAGTACTCGCACGTGGTCGTCGACGAATCGCAGGACCTCTCGCCGATGCAGTGGCGGATGGTCGGCCGGCGCGGCAAGTACGCGAGCTGGACGGTCGTCGGTGACCCGGTGCAGAGCTCCTGGCCGGACCCGGCGGAGGCGGCACAGGCGCGCGACCAGGCGTTCGGGATCAAGACGACCCGGCGGCGGTTCACCCTGCGCACCAACTACCGGAACTCGGCCGAGATCTTCGACCTGGCGGCCAAGGTGGTGGCCGGCCACGCGGAGGCGGGCGACCTGCCGGTGGCGGTCCGCAAGACGGGCGTCGAGCCGGACGTCCGCCCGGTCGAGGCGGCCGGCCTGGCGTCCGCGACCCAGGCGGCCGTGAAGGAACTGCTGGGCGCGGTCGAGGGCACGGTCGGCGTGATCACGGCGATGGACCGCGTCCCGGAGGTCGCGGGCTGGCTGGCGGACCAGGGGGACGAGCGGCTGAAGGTCGTGGGCAGCCTGGATTCCAAGGGCCTGGAGTACGACGCGGTCGTCCTGGTCGAGCCGATCGACCTGGTGACGGAGTCGACGACCGGACGCCGCGTGTTGTACGTGGCGCTGACCCGCGCGACGCAGCAGCTGACGGTGCTGGCCTCGAACCCCGACTGGATCCCGGCGGGCTGA
- the rpmF gene encoding 50S ribosomal protein L32, with amino-acid sequence MAVPKRKMSRSNTRARRSQWKAAPVQLVPCSNRACKQPKLQHIACPSCGQHNGRQVVEPA; translated from the coding sequence GTGGCCGTCCCGAAGCGGAAGATGTCGCGATCCAACACGCGCGCCCGCCGCAGCCAGTGGAAGGCGGCTCCGGTTCAGCTGGTGCCCTGCTCCAACCGCGCCTGCAAGCAGCCGAAGCTCCAGCACATCGCGTGCCCGTCGTGCGGCCAGCACAACGGCCGCCAGGTCGTCGAGCCCGCCTGA
- the coaD gene encoding pantetheine-phosphate adenylyltransferase gives MRRAVCPGSYDPATNGHLDIIERASRLFDEVVVAVGVNKSKKGLFELEERLEMLREITAKLPNVRIDSWEGLLVDYCRDNDIAAIAKGLRSVSDFDYELQMAQMNRELTGVETLLMANNPAYGFVSSSLVKEVAALGGDVENLVPAIVYERLAAKFPKLGR, from the coding sequence ATGCGGCGTGCGGTCTGTCCCGGTTCCTACGATCCGGCCACCAACGGGCACCTCGACATCATCGAGCGGGCGAGCCGGCTGTTCGACGAGGTCGTCGTCGCGGTGGGGGTCAACAAGAGCAAGAAGGGCCTCTTCGAGCTCGAAGAACGCCTGGAGATGCTGCGCGAGATCACCGCGAAGCTGCCGAACGTGCGGATCGACTCGTGGGAAGGCCTGCTGGTCGACTACTGCCGCGACAACGACATCGCGGCGATCGCCAAGGGCCTGCGCTCGGTCAGCGACTTCGACTACGAGCTGCAGATGGCCCAGATGAACCGCGAGCTCACCGGCGTCGAGACGCTGCTGATGGCGAACAACCCGGCGTACGGGTTCGTGTCGAGCTCGCTGGTCAAGGAGGTCGCGGCCCTGGGCGGCGACGTCGAGAACCTGGTCCCGGCGATCGTCTACGAGCGCCTCGCGGCGAAGTTCCCCAAGCTCGGCCGCTGA
- the rnc gene encoding ribonuclease III: MGGKTPGGPPADTAPLLEALGVTLGPELLGLSLTHRSYAYENGGLPPNERLEFLGDAVLGLVVTDHLYTTHPDLPEGQLAKLRASVVNMHALARVARGLGEGGLGAHLLLGKGEELTGGRDKASILADGLEAVIGAVYLAHGIEIARKLVHHLFDGLLAEAPLRGAGLDWKTSLQELTASAGLGVPEYRVEDTGPDHRKEFAATVLIGGRPLGTGSGSTKKEAEQKAAETAWRSLSAELEAEKQPAEKPDEDA, from the coding sequence ATGGGGGGCAAGACGCCCGGGGGACCACCAGCCGACACGGCGCCGTTGCTCGAGGCGCTCGGGGTCACACTCGGCCCCGAGCTGCTCGGCTTGTCGCTGACCCACCGTTCGTACGCGTACGAAAACGGGGGCCTGCCGCCGAACGAGCGGCTGGAGTTCCTCGGTGACGCCGTGCTCGGCCTGGTCGTCACCGATCACCTGTACACCACTCACCCCGACCTGCCCGAAGGGCAGCTCGCGAAGCTCCGAGCCAGCGTCGTCAACATGCACGCGCTGGCCCGGGTCGCCCGTGGGCTCGGCGAGGGCGGTCTCGGGGCACACCTGTTGCTGGGCAAGGGCGAAGAGCTCACCGGCGGCCGGGACAAGGCGAGCATCCTCGCCGACGGCTTGGAAGCGGTCATCGGTGCCGTCTACCTCGCCCACGGCATCGAGATCGCCCGCAAGCTCGTGCACCACCTCTTCGACGGGCTGCTCGCCGAAGCCCCGCTGCGCGGTGCCGGTCTCGACTGGAAGACCAGCCTGCAGGAGCTGACGGCGTCGGCCGGTCTCGGCGTGCCCGAGTACCGCGTCGAGGACACGGGCCCGGACCACCGCAAGGAGTTCGCGGCCACCGTCCTCATCGGCGGCCGTCCTCTCGGCACGGGTTCGGGTTCGACGAAGAAGGAAGCCGAGCAGAAGGCCGCCGAGACGGCTTGGCGTTCGCTGTCCGCCGAACTCGAGGCGGAGAAGCAGCCGGCCGAAAAGCCGGACGAGGACGCCTGA
- a CDS encoding ribonuclease domain-containing protein, producing MTNYRSRLVAVVFALLATLSMGVTAAEAVTGVPAVAAQNQCGDLAGFTHKALSSLPAEATTTYNLIQKGGPFPYPQNDGVVFDNREGILPSCATSYYHEYTVPTPGASNRGTRRIVTGGAGEYFYTGDHYATFQVIDIGGGGTPTQQCGDLSGLAKIGYSRLSAAAKTVVDNVRGGASTGTTYENREGVLPACASGYYQLFSVGTNDRVISGKAGELAYTPDHYVTFKAIDLNS from the coding sequence ATGACCAACTACCGATCTCGCCTGGTCGCGGTTGTCTTCGCGCTCCTGGCCACACTGTCCATGGGGGTCACCGCCGCCGAGGCGGTCACCGGTGTACCGGCCGTCGCGGCGCAGAACCAGTGCGGCGACCTCGCCGGGTTCACGCACAAGGCGCTCTCGTCGCTGCCCGCCGAGGCCACGACGACGTACAACCTCATCCAGAAGGGCGGGCCGTTCCCCTACCCGCAGAACGACGGCGTCGTCTTCGACAACCGGGAGGGCATCCTGCCGTCCTGCGCGACGAGCTACTACCACGAGTACACCGTGCCGACCCCGGGCGCGAGCAACCGCGGCACGCGCCGCATCGTGACCGGCGGCGCCGGCGAGTACTTCTACACCGGCGACCACTACGCCACCTTCCAGGTCATCGACATCGGCGGTGGCGGCACGCCGACGCAGCAGTGCGGCGACCTGTCCGGCCTGGCGAAGATCGGCTACTCCCGGCTCTCGGCGGCCGCGAAGACCGTGGTGGACAACGTCCGCGGCGGCGCGTCCACCGGCACGACCTACGAGAACCGCGAAGGCGTGCTCCCGGCCTGCGCGTCCGGCTACTACCAGCTCTTCAGCGTCGGCACGAACGACCGCGTGATCTCGGGCAAGGCCGGCGAGCTGGCCTACACCCCCGACCACTACGTCACCTTCAAGGCGATCGACCTGAATTCCTGA
- a CDS encoding YceD family protein has translation MSENKTPQLDDRSPWVIDTRELGRHAGLSRALQRTVPAETPLGVPDVITIDAGSELKLDLLLESVVEGVWVSGTVTATAKGNCARCLDPLIEEVEVEVQELFAYPGSATEETTDEDEIPRLIDDRIDLEPTVRDAVVLALPLAPLCTEDCAGLCIDCGVKWADLEPGHGHEKIDPRWAALVERFDENAGEKPAQDPAEQEQA, from the coding sequence ATGTCCGAGAACAAGACCCCCCAGCTCGACGACCGCAGCCCGTGGGTGATCGACACCCGTGAGCTTGGCCGTCACGCCGGCCTCAGCCGCGCTCTTCAGCGCACTGTGCCGGCGGAGACGCCGCTTGGCGTCCCCGACGTCATCACCATCGACGCCGGTTCCGAACTCAAGCTCGACCTGCTCCTCGAATCCGTCGTCGAGGGCGTGTGGGTGAGCGGCACGGTCACGGCGACCGCGAAGGGCAACTGCGCGCGCTGCCTCGACCCGCTGATCGAGGAGGTCGAGGTCGAGGTCCAGGAGCTGTTCGCCTACCCGGGGTCGGCCACCGAGGAGACCACCGACGAGGACGAGATCCCGCGGCTGATCGACGACCGGATCGACCTCGAGCCGACCGTCCGCGACGCCGTCGTCCTGGCCCTGCCCCTGGCGCCGTTGTGCACCGAGGACTGCGCCGGGCTCTGCATCGACTGCGGCGTCAAGTGGGCCGATCTCGAGCCCGGACACGGGCATGAGAAGATAGACCCTCGGTGGGCCGCACTGGTCGAGCGCTTCGACGAGAATGCGGGCGAAAAGCCTGCGCAGGACCCCGCTGAGCAAGAGCAAGCCTGA
- a CDS encoding SigE family RNA polymerase sigma factor, whose amino-acid sequence MRAGDDADFREFARARALTLRRTAYLLCGDWHLAEDLVQNALLKLHRVWPRITRRGPVDNYARRVLLRCWLDEQRRPWRRRERRDGVVPDLPSFTLETGISDPLLRALAEVPPKQRAAVVLRYCADLPVAEVAAVLRCSEGTVRSQASRGLETLRGVLEHTAERSA is encoded by the coding sequence ATGCGTGCTGGGGACGACGCGGACTTCCGGGAGTTCGCCCGGGCGCGGGCACTGACGCTGCGGCGCACGGCCTACCTGCTCTGCGGTGACTGGCACCTGGCCGAGGACCTGGTCCAGAACGCACTCCTGAAGCTCCACCGGGTCTGGCCGAGGATCACCCGCCGCGGGCCCGTCGACAACTACGCCCGGCGGGTCCTGCTGCGCTGCTGGCTCGACGAGCAGCGGCGGCCGTGGCGCCGCCGGGAACGCCGCGACGGCGTCGTGCCGGACCTGCCTTCCTTCACCCTCGAGACCGGCATCTCGGATCCCCTCCTGCGCGCCCTCGCCGAAGTTCCGCCTAAGCAGCGCGCCGCCGTCGTGCTCCGCTACTGCGCCGACCTGCCGGTCGCGGAGGTCGCGGCGGTGCTGCGCTGCTCGGAAGGAACCGTCCGGAGCCAGGCCTCGCGCGGGCTCGAAACCCTGCGCGGTGTGCTCGAGCACACCGCGGAGAGGAGCGCGTGA
- the rsmD gene encoding 16S rRNA (guanine(966)-N(2))-methyltransferase RsmD, whose product MTRIVAGTAGGRRLKVPPKGTRPTSERVREALFNALGTAGELDGAHVLDLYAGSGALGLEALSRGAADALFVESDRRAVEVLRDNVSALGLGGTVRAAPVEAVVAAPAPRSYDLVLADPPYIVDAGALRKVLAALASSGWLGSSALVVVERAARDGAPGWPPGFEPTRAKKYGDTAVHWAEYTAGV is encoded by the coding sequence GTGACCAGGATCGTGGCCGGGACGGCGGGCGGGCGGCGGCTGAAGGTGCCCCCGAAGGGCACCCGGCCGACGTCGGAACGCGTGCGGGAAGCCCTGTTCAACGCCCTCGGGACGGCCGGCGAGCTGGACGGCGCGCACGTGCTCGACCTCTACGCGGGCTCCGGCGCGCTCGGCCTCGAAGCCCTCTCCCGCGGCGCCGCCGACGCGCTGTTCGTCGAATCCGACCGGCGTGCCGTGGAGGTGCTGCGCGACAACGTCTCGGCGCTGGGCCTCGGCGGCACCGTCCGGGCCGCCCCGGTCGAGGCGGTGGTCGCCGCGCCCGCGCCGCGGTCGTACGACCTGGTGCTCGCCGACCCGCCCTACATCGTGGACGCGGGCGCGCTGCGGAAGGTGCTGGCGGCGCTGGCCTCGAGCGGCTGGCTGGGTTCGTCCGCGCTGGTGGTGGTCGAACGCGCCGCGCGTGACGGCGCGCCCGGGTGGCCTCCCGGCTTCGAGCCGACCCGCGCGAAGAAGTACGGCGACACGGCGGTCCACTGGGCCGAGTACACCGCCGGTGTGTGA
- a CDS encoding helix-turn-helix domain-containing protein → MVKEPGKSTLADKVDQLFHVVRRPDREPYSNEEVATACREATGESFSTTYLWQLRTGRRTNPTKRHLEALAQFFGVPPAYFFDDEQSRKIADELALLGALRDAGVRDLALRAVTLSADGLDTISDMIDAIARREASRGPKKEN, encoded by the coding sequence GTGGTCAAGGAGCCCGGCAAGTCGACGCTGGCCGACAAGGTCGACCAGCTGTTCCACGTGGTCCGCAGGCCCGATCGGGAGCCGTACAGCAACGAGGAGGTCGCCACGGCCTGCCGCGAGGCGACCGGCGAGAGCTTCTCGACGACCTACCTGTGGCAACTGCGCACGGGCCGGCGCACCAACCCGACCAAGCGCCACCTGGAAGCCCTCGCCCAGTTCTTCGGCGTCCCCCCGGCATATTTCTTCGACGACGAGCAGAGCCGCAAGATCGCCGACGAGCTGGCCCTGCTGGGAGCCCTGCGCGACGCGGGCGTCCGCGACCTGGCCCTGCGAGCGGTGACCCTGTCCGCCGACGGCCTCGACACGATCAGCGACATGATCGACGCGATCGCCCGCAGAGAAGCGAGCCGCGGCCCCAAGAAGGAGAACTGA